CTGTGAGTGTTCTGTGGGAATAACCTTTTCAAATCAGTCTGTGGAGCAATGCCTGTAGTCCCAGGAGTGCTGGTGGGAAGAGCAGTAGCTGTGTTTTGTTCCAGGGCTACCACGTATTACCTGGCAGACCGGCGCTATGACATGCTGCCCTCCGTCCTCAGCGCTGACCTGTGCTCCCTCCTCAGCGGAGTGGACAGGTAAGGCTTGAGAATTGTTCTCAGCAGGGACACTTCTACAAGTCATTTTGCATTATTATTGAAAGAACTGTATACATTAAAAATTACCTTTCAGTTCTACCAGAGGGAGGGTGAATTTTATAGATCAGTTGATATCAATTTACAGGCTCAGTTGAGGATATGCAAGGCTGCCCTGAGGATATTCAGGGTACAGAGGTGTTCATTGTGGATGCATCtgagtaataaaataaaaatgggtaaaaataaCTATCACAGTGTAGCTCTGCTTTAACATAAAGGAGACCTTACACCTTAGGGGTATTCTGCTTCAGCAGATGAATTGAAGATACTGCTGTGTAGCTGGTCCTCATTTCAGTTGTGATGCATGAGACTGAAAGGCAAGTGCTGTATTTAGTGGTGTTGCTGAGCACTGGTTTAATGAAGAAAAGGATGCTTCCACAACCAGAATTAAATCTCTAAATTTCTAAGAGTTGAAAGTGCTTGCAATGGGAGTTTAAGGGGAGTTTAAGTCTGCCAGAGCTATTCCAGAACTGTGGTGTTGTCTTTAAGATACGCTGTGAGCGTCTtgtgggagctggagaaggaatcgTACGAGATGCTGAGTGTGCAGTACACCAGAACCCTGATCCGCTCTGCCTACAAGCTGGAGTACGAGACAGCCCAGGGACTGTTGGATGGGGACACGAGTGTCGTGGGGAATGTCCTGGAACTGAAAAGCCTGGATGAAGGAACGAGGCAGAAGAAGCTGGCTGAGCTGGTTTGGGCCGTATCCAAGCTCACCGACATAGCGCGACACGTCCGCGCTGAGCGGGACCGCTGCGGCGcgctggagctggaagggatcgAGATCCGGGTGCAGCTGGATGACAAACGCAATATCCATGACCTCATCCCCAAGCAGCCGCTGGAAGTGCACGAGACCGTGGCGGAATGCATGATCCTGGCCAACCACTGGGTGGCGAAAAGGATTGCCGAGGCTTTTCCGCACCAAGCTCTGCTGCGGCAGCACCCTCCACCACGCCAGGAATTCTTCACTGAGCTTCGGGACTGTGCCAGTGCCAAAGGCTTCTCCATAGACACACGGTAGCTTTTGTTACCAAAGTTCTGTAACTAAAATTAAGCAATTAACTATTTGGCCATGTTATTGTTAAACAATTGCAGCTCTGAGTATCAATGTTAAGAGACACTGCATAGCAGCTCTTAAAAGGAGTTTTATCAGAACCTTTCTGATGATGTTCTGACCAGGAGAAGCTGCCTGCCTTATTCTGGCTGTACAGCAAATGCCAGTGGCTGAATAATTTTAGACATACCCAAATGAAACATTTATTCAGTCACTGTGCCCTGGTCAAGCTCTGCAGTGGCCTTATTTGCACTGTATTTCCTGCATAAGAGAGTACTGGTTTAAATTAGTGGAATTCTGTGcaatgaagtaattttaaatgactcaaaataattcagaattaCTTGGGCAAGATAACGTGAGAAGGCCATGGTGAAGGGCATCAGTAGAGCCTCTGTGACCTGGGTGTCACCTTGTCCCATTTGTGCTGGACACAAAGGTTTGGACCAGCTCACTCTTCTGTACTGCACAGGATGGAGTTTGCTCCAGCCCCTGGTTCTCCAGGTTGCAGCAGACAACTGGGTGAAAACTGGGATTTTTCTAAACATTTTCTTAGAGCAGAGCTGTTACTAAACTGCATTGAGAGTTTCAATATCACTCTGCTTGCCATTTTTGTATGAATAACTATTAACTTCTATGTGGGTTTTATGCTGTTGTGAATTGTGAGCCATTATAACCAGGGATAGTGTCATTTTCTTTGGAATTAACACCTTTTTGCCAGGTCTAACAAGGCTTTGGCCGAGTCTCTGGACAGAGCAAACGACCCCTCGGATCCCATTGTGAACAAACTGCTGCGCTCCATGGCCACCCACGCCATGTGCAACGCCCTGTACTTCTCAACTGGCTCTTGTCCCGAGGAGCAGTTCCATCACTACGGTATCTGGTCactttcctgcctttcctgcGAGTTCTGAGCTGTTGGGAGAGGCTTTGACTGCTCATCCCCGTTCCTGTCTTtggcagggctggccctggaGAAGTACACTCACTTCACTTCTCCCATCAGGAGATACGCTGACATCGTTGTGCACAGGCTCCTGCTGGCAGCCGCCCTGAGGGGAAGCACGGGGGATGTGAAGGATAACATCATCAGTAACAAGGATCTGGAGGAATTGTGCAGACACATCAATAACAGGAACCGGGTAAGGGCGTCCTCGTGGGAGTCTCCATGGTGCCCTAGGGAATGGGATACCAGTCCTGACTGGCTTCCTTGAATTAAGAGTATCActttactttcatttttagTGCTTTTCTTCTGACAGTGGTAGTAAAAGTGCTCATACTTCACATGTAATGCATGTAGGATTTTGTTTTAGATGTAATTTTTTCTTGGGGACAGGTAAGACATCACACCatgacacaaaataactcacacaTGGATGTTAGatgcaaaagagggaaaaaaagaactaaaagagagcattttattttctaactcCACtaagtgacagtggattggagggtgaaattgcCACTTCTCCAACCATGCTGGTCAAACTAGCAGTCTATCAATTCTCTACctacaaagaaaaatgcaaaacaatcattatttacatgaacagtgtgagaagattcagtagaaatatgtaaacattagaaGACATGGcaaacttttagaagaactttaaaactctcaaaagaacagggcAACAGTAAGACTAAATaatgggaaaagcagctgggaaATCAAAGGCAGAGATGTTTGTGggaatatttatgtatttttgtctCTGTGTGGGGTGCTGGCAGGCAGCCCAGCGTGCTCAGAAGCAGTCCACAGAGCTCTTCCAGTGCATGTACTTCCGAGACAGGAGCGCCGAGAGCGACGAGCGCTGCGTGGCCGACGGCGTCATCTACTCCATCCGCACCAACGGCGTGCTGGTCTTCGTGCCCCGGTGAGCCAGAGCTGGCAGTgacacctgctgctgctgcaatgtGGGAGGGCACAGCTCGATTCACAGCTGGCATCCCCAGCCAGAAAAGGTGCTGCCTTACAGAGAACCCAGGGCAAACACGCTGCTGCTCTTCAAGGAGCTGCTTCTAAaatggagaactgtctcctCGTGATCTGGCTGGAAAAACCTGTAAAGCTGCTCTTCTCCCATCGCTGATCCATTCCAGGCCCCACCCAGCACTCAGATAATAGATCACTGACTATTTCATTTTGCTTCACTGCTCTCAAAACACTTCAGTCGCTGCATGCTGTTTCATGTCTGGGTTTCTTTAACAACACCTATCAGTGTTCCTGAGGCAGGATTAtcaggctgctgtgcctgcccctTCCTGTTGCTTTTCTAAAATCCCAGCCAGCCTGCAGGTTTTGAAACTAAGAGACCTGAAAATGGTTAGAacagcttctctctgctcttttGCAGGTATGGAATCAAAGGTGCAGCGTACATGAAAAACAAAGAGGGCTTGGTCATCTCCTGTcaaggggctgggagctgccagtgGGAGCCTGGATCCCTCCATCGCTCTCAGCATAAAATCACCTCCACTACAACTACTGGAGACTCGATGACCTTGAGCCTTTTTGATCACATCACAGTGAGTATCTCATGTGAGACGAGGCAAAGGAAGTAGCACCATCAGAAATTTAACCACAGTATTGCCGTGCAGGTGAGAATCCTCGTGCAGACCTCGCGCTGCCATGCTGAAACCATCAAGCTGGAGATCATCAGGAACGCGCCGCACCGCACTGCGGACACGGAGGCTGCCCACAGGAGCTCCCAGGTGAGGCCTGACCTGGTGAAAGAAGTCAGCCAGTCTGCAGAGGAGGCCCAGCGGGCCCAGGAGAGAGCCAGGGTGGAAGTGATGGATGAGGAGTCCCGGGAGTTCTGCCAGACCAAGGGGCCCAGCCTgtaccagctgctggaggagatccgggagctggcactgctggatgTGACAGAGGACATCAGGACTTGAACTGGGAcctgccaccagctgctggggctgtcccaCTCCTGTTCACTGTGCTCAAGAGCTAGGGGGATCtttaaaaaagtttatttaaatattcaaaagtcCTTTCAATAAGAAGCTAAATatctattttaaatatgaattatttttatctgaTTATGAGTATGGATGCGTTATGAAAAGATTTTATACCTGATAAAGCTCGTATTTCAAACTAAAGGCAGTGTGCTgtgaattcttttaaaaatcattcaaaaaattactttgctCATGTCTATAAATTAAGTTCTTAAAACCTAAATACTTCCTTCTTCCTTATAAAGATATAGAAAGCAAATTCCTTCATGAAGTAACACCTGTTGCCCTGAGGGCAGTGGCTTAATTCAGTGTGTAGAAATTCAGTACTTTTTATCCCTTTATTAGAAGGGGTGACTCCTCTTCATTCCTCAAAAGGGAAAAGCTGTTGTGTAAGAAAAACCAGGACTCTAAGAagaggatggagcaggggaaggaaggTCTTGTGCCCTGAGGGGAGGTGTTTGTCTGAGGAGAGATGTCTGACCCAAGGCATGGGGAAGT
This genomic stretch from Taeniopygia guttata chromosome 10, bTaeGut7.mat, whole genome shotgun sequence harbors:
- the DIS3L gene encoding DIS3-like exonuclease 1, which translates into the protein MLRTEKVLQLRGQHGRAVRVVREHYLRPDVPCRSALCRSAQCRAGCARDGKLLSDDVTHYVVPDCKVVQEYLEILEFPELKGIIFMQTACQAVQHQKGRRQYNKLRNLLKDPRHDCTVFANEFHQHCYLPREKGESMEKWQTRNIYNAAAWYHNHCLGQMPVVMVTEDEDAIRQYGNETEGVFVISFKNYLDNFWPDLKAAHELFGSIVQARRERESESQENHGKEYPEHLPVEVLEAGIKSGRYLQGALNVNKHRAQLEAFVRLQGIGSKDTELQSDILIYGAKARNRAIHGDVVVVELLPVHEWKGRTVALCENETEEKAPADTTGDPMPTGKVVGIIQKNWRDYVVTFPSKEESQSQGRNAQKVLVTPWDYRIPKIRISTQQAEALQEYRVVVRIDSWESTSLYPNGHFVRVLGRIGDLEGEIAAILVENSICAAPFSEIQMSEMPASSPKNPWKVSPEEEKKRLDLRDTHLIFSIDPKGCEDVDDALSVRTLPNGNLELGVHIADVTHFVAANSYTDVEARARATTYYLADRRYDMLPSVLSADLCSLLSGVDRYAVSVLWELEKESYEMLSVQYTRTLIRSAYKLEYETAQGLLDGDTSVVGNVLELKSLDEGTRQKKLAELVWAVSKLTDIARHVRAERDRCGALELEGIEIRVQLDDKRNIHDLIPKQPLEVHETVAECMILANHWVAKRIAEAFPHQALLRQHPPPRQEFFTELRDCASAKGFSIDTRSNKALAESLDRANDPSDPIVNKLLRSMATHAMCNALYFSTGSCPEEQFHHYGLALEKYTHFTSPIRRYADIVVHRLLLAAALRGSTGDVKDNIISNKDLEELCRHINNRNRAAQRAQKQSTELFQCMYFRDRSAESDERCVADGVIYSIRTNGVLVFVPRYGIKGAAYMKNKEGLVISCQGAGSCQWEPGSLHRSQHKITSTTTTGDSMTLSLFDHITVRILVQTSRCHAETIKLEIIRNAPHRTADTEAAHRSSQVRPDLVKEVSQSAEEAQRAQERARVEVMDEESREFCQTKGPSLYQLLEEIRELALLDVTEDIRT